The Primulina huaijiensis isolate GDHJ02 chromosome 17, ASM1229523v2, whole genome shotgun sequence genome window below encodes:
- the LOC140962580 gene encoding uncharacterized protein, which produces MVGDSLTSFDSRWTYCMQQFREVFLKQYYPAEVRLQKLSEFENFAQTLDMSVVEYTSKFKSLGTYAPTIMADDTLKMHRFKRGLNIRIQSSLAVYQPTSFADLMGAAIRGETDIKRREDDNKNKRPPSGQYFQGKQPFKRPNQSSGSFKGASSSPTYQEAKMCPICNNLHSGECQRNTGACFNCGKLGHRIADCPEPKKRSWSNTDTTPSKPKENKPYARVFAMTHKEADDSNDVMEDTILINEMSAYVLFDCGATHSFISKRFAKKLRLITEILVEPFRVATPTSKTIETHRVHRDCEICINDHLFQAEFIQLNMVEFDAILEMNWLSKNHAIVDCRLKNVKLRAPNQEEIVYYGKVKKQESLLSASQTWKAMKNGE; this is translated from the coding sequence ATGGTGGGAGACAGTCTCACCAGCTTTGACAGCAGATGGACCTATTGCATGCAACAGTTTAGAGAGGTATTCTTGAAACAGTATTACCCTGCTGAAGTGAGATTACAGAAGTTGAGTGAATTCGAAAATTTCGCTCAAACTTTGGATATGTCTGTGGTGGAGTATACTTCAAAGTTCAAATCCCTTGGAACCTATGCACCCACTATCATGGCTGATGATACCTTGAAAATGCATCGGTTCAAGCGTGGTCTGAATATCCGTATCCAGTCATCTTTAGCAGTTTACCAACCCACGAGCTTTGCTGATCTAATGGGTGCAGCAATAAGAGGCGAGACAGACATCAAGCGCCGGGAGGATGATAACAAGAATAAGAGACCTCCTTCTGGACAATATTTTCAAGGGAAACAGCCATTCAAAAGACCAAATCAGTCCAGTGGGTCATTCAAAGGCGCTTCATCCAGTCCAACCTACCAAGAGGCCAAGATGTGCCCCATCTGCAATAACCTCCATTCTGGGGAATGCCAAAGGAATACTGGTGCATGCTTCAATTGTGGGAAGTTAGGACATCGAATTGCTGATTGTCCCGAGCCTAAGAAAAGATCATGGTCAAATACTGATACTACCCCCAGCAAGCCAAAGGAAAATAAGCCTTACGCTCGTGTGTTTGCAATGACTCATAAAGAGGCAGATGACTCAAACGATGTCATGGAAGATACCATTCTAATCAATGAAATGTCAGCATATgtattgtttgattgtggtgccactcATTCGTTCATATCTAAGAGGTTTGCTAAGAAATTAAGGTTGATAACTGAAATACTTGTTGAACCCTTTAGAGTAGCAACTCCCACTagtaaaacaattgaaacaCATAGGGTGCACAGAGATTGTGAGATTTGTATCAATGATCACCTATTTCAAGCTGAATTCATTCAACTAAACATGGTGGAGTTCGACGCCATTCTGGAAATGAATTGGCTATCAAAGAATCACGCAATTGTAGACTGCCGCTTGAAGAACGTCAAACTAAGGGCTCCGAACCAAGAAGAAATCGTTTACTATGGCAAAGTCAAGAAACAAGAATCCTTACTATCTGCTTCCCagacttggaaagccatgaaaaaTGGAGAATAA
- the LOC140963633 gene encoding 20 kDa chaperonin, chloroplastic-like: protein MATTQLTAAASSISAKGFTPFGGLRASNAVKVSSFSPLNLNGEAHRSFRGLVVKAATTVAPKYTSLKPLGDRVLVKIKAAEEKTSGGILLPTTALSKPQGGEVVAVGEGRTIGKNKVEISLKTGTQVVYSKYAGTEVEFDGSNHLILKEDDIVGTLDTDDIKDLKPLNDRVLIKVAEVEEKTAGGLFLTDASKEKPSIGAVVAVGPGRLDEDGVRKSLSVAPGNTVMYSKYAGNDFKGSDGSDYIALRASDVMAILS from the exons ATGGCGACTACCCAGCTGACTGCTGCTGCATCTTCGATTTCAGCGAAAGGGTTTACCCCGTTTGGAGGTCTGAGGGCTTCAAATGCAGTTAAAGTGTCTTCTTTTTCACCTTTGAATCTGAACGGCGAGGCCCATAGGTCGTTCCGTGGTCTTGTTGTTAAGGCTGCTACAACTGTTGCGCCGAAG TATACATCACTCAAACCTTTGGGTGACAGAGTGTTGGTAAAAATTAAGGCGGCTGAGGAAAAAACTTCGGGTGGTATCCTGTTACCAACCACTGCACTATCAAAACCTCAAGGGGGTGAGGTGGTTGCTGTTGGAGAGGGTCGTACAATTGGAAAAAATAAGGTGGAGATTAGTTTGAAG ACTGGTACCCAAGTGGTTTACTCGAAGTATGCGGGTACAGAAGTGGAGTTTGATGGTTCAAATCATCTCATTCTGAAGGAGGATGATATTGTTGGTACTCTTGATACTGATGATATAAAGGATTTGAAGCCTTTGAATGACAGAGTTCTCATAAAG gtGGCTGAGGTTGAAGAGAAAACTGCCGGTGGATTGTTCTTAACCGATGCGAGCAAGGAGAAGCCTTCAATTGGCGCA GTTGTAGCAGTTGGGCCTGGCCGACTCGATGAAGATGGTGTTAGGAAGTCATTGTCAGTTGCCCCAGGAAATACAGTTATGTACTCAAAATATGCAGGCAACGATTTCAAAGGTAGTGATGGTTCTGATTATATAGCACTGCGTGCATCTGATGTAATGGCTATCCTTTCCTGA